In the Armatimonadota bacterium genome, GACGCTTGAGCGCCGCCTCCAGCGCCTCGAGGTTGGCGTGAATGTCCGAGATGATGCCGTAGCGCATGGGTCGAACGCATCGCGGCCCGCTGGCGCGCGGTGGCTGGCGTTGATTTCCGCGCGCGCCCTCCGCTCTCCTTCGCTCGTTGACGGCGCACGGAGGGGATCCCCTCACGCCGGCGAATCCATCATACCATGACGCGCATGGTTTGCAGTGTGATGTTGTGCCTGGCGGTCGCCGTCGCTGACGCCGAGACCACCGTCAGCATCGCGGTGACGCCCTCCCCCGCGCGCCAGGGAGACTGCCTGTTGGTCCTGGTGCGGGCGGAGGAATCTCTCGCCCCCGAGTGCCAATGGGAAGGGAAGTCCTACCCGCTCTACCGCGTGGGCGACGCCTACCGGGCGATCTTGCCGGTGCCGCCGGACACCCCCCCGGGGCCGCGGAAGCTGGAGATCGTGCTGCGCGACGATGCCGGCGCTGTCACGCGCACCACGGCCAGGGCGACGGTGGCCAAGCGCAACTTCGGCGTGCAGAAGCTGCGGATGAAACAGGAGGCGAGCCGGGTTTACGATGACCCCTCGGTGAAGCAGGAAGCGCCGACGATTCACGCGGGGCTCGCGCAGACGGCCGATCAGCAGCTATGGCAAGGGCCGTTTGCGTGGCCGGTGAAGGCCCGCGTGAGCACCGGCTTCGGGCTCGCGCGCACGATCAACGGCAGGATCCAGTACCGCCACCGGGGCCTGGATTTGGCAGCGCCGATGGGGGCCAAGGTGTTCGCGCCGGCCGGCGGCATCGTCAGGCTCGTCCGCGATGACTTCAAGCTCCACGGCAAGACCATCGTGCTCGACCACGGGCAGGGGGTGGGGTCGATCTATCTCCACCTATCGGAGATCTGCGTCGTCGAAGGCCAACGCGTGAACCGGGGCGAGCGAATCGCCAAGGTGGGCATGACCGGCGCCGCGACCGGCCCGCACTTGCACTGGGGCGTTTATGTCTCCGGGCAAGCCGTGGACCCGCGGTTCTGGGTTGACAACTTGCCGCGAGCGGGGAGGTAGGGGGGGGAACCGCAGATTAGCACAGATGGACACGGATTAGACCCAGATTATGCGTAAAGCTTCGGGCATGTCATTCCGAGGAAGCGACGCGCCCGAGGAATCCCCTATCGGGGATGCGCAAGATCAGCGATTCCAGCCGCGAGCAACCCCGGTAGGGGATCCCTCGCGTTGCTCGGGATGAC is a window encoding:
- a CDS encoding M23 family metallopeptidase, yielding MTRMVCSVMLCLAVAVADAETTVSIAVTPSPARQGDCLLVLVRAEESLAPECQWEGKSYPLYRVGDAYRAILPVPPDTPPGPRKLEIVLRDDAGAVTRTTARATVAKRNFGVQKLRMKQEASRVYDDPSVKQEAPTIHAGLAQTADQQLWQGPFAWPVKARVSTGFGLARTINGRIQYRHRGLDLAAPMGAKVFAPAGGIVRLVRDDFKLHGKTIVLDHGQGVGSIYLHLSEICVVEGQRVNRGERIAKVGMTGAATGPHLHWGVYVSGQAVDPRFWVDNLPRAGR